The following DNA comes from Sporomusaceae bacterium.
GGGGCCGGTCTGGCCCATGTGCCGGAGGACCGTCATAAACGCGGCCTGGTGCTCGACTACAGTGTGGAGGATAATCTGGTGCTGGAGGTGTACGACCGGCCGCCGTTTTCCCGCGGCGGCGTGCTGAGGAGGCCGGCGATCCGGCGCTACGCCGAGGAGATAATGGCGCAGTTCGACGTCCGCGCCCCGCTGGGAGCGGCAACGGCCGCCAGGTCGCTGTCGGGCGGCAATCAGCAGAAGGCGATAATCGGGCGGGAGATAAGCCGCGACCCCAAGGTGCTGATCGCCGTCCAGCCGACGCGCGGGCTGGATGTCGGCTCGATCGAGTATATCCACCGGCGGCTTATTGCCCAGCGGGACGCCGGGCGGGCGGTGCTGCTGGTGTCGCTTGACCTGGAGGAGATATTGACTCTTTCCGACCGCATCGCCGTTATCAGCCACGGGGAGCTTGCCGGCCTGGTGAGGGCGGAGGACGCCGACGAGAACGATCTCGGCCTGATGATGGCCGGCATCCGGAAGGGGGCGGGCTGATTTGCCGATCTTCGACCGGCGCAGCCGCAAGGAGGCCCTGCTGCTGGTGCTGACCATCCTGGCGGGCCTGGCGGCCGGGGCTGTGCTGATGCTTTTGACCGGCAACGACCCGGCCGCCGGCTACGGTTATTTGTTCCGCGGCGGGCTGATGAGCCTGGAACGGGCGGGCAATACGCTGGCGACGGCGGCGCCGCTGATCTTTACCGGGCTGTCGGTGGCTGTCGCTTTTAAGACCGGGCTTTTCAATATCGGGGCAGCCGGCCAGATGCTGATCGGCGGCTTTTGCGCCGTCGCCGTGGGGCTGACGGCGGATTTCCCCAGGCCGCTGCTGCTGGCGGCGATGACCGCGGCGGCAGCTGTGAGCGGCGGGGTGTGGGCGGCGGCGGCCGGCTGGTTTAAAGCCAGGTTCAACGTGCACGAGGTGGTTTCGACGATAATGCTGAACTGGATAGCGTACTGGCTGGTGTACTATCTGGTGCCGGCTTATTTTAAAGGCCCGTTCGCGACCGAATCGCGCAATATTCCGGCGGCGGCTTCGCTCCGCACCGACTGGCTTTCCGGGCTGTTCGACGGCTCGTACATCAATCTGGGCATTTTCCTGGCGATCGCCGCCGTGCTGCTGTGCGCGTTTTTGCTGCAGCGGACGACGCTGGGTTTCGCGCTGAAGGCAGTGGGCTTCAACCGCCTCGCGGCGGAGTATGCGGGGATCGATGCCGGCCGCAGCATCGTGGCGGCGATGGCGCTAGCCGGGGCGCTGGCCGGGCTGGGCGGGATGACGCTGTACTGCGGCTATGCCGCCAGCCTGCAGATTGGGGTGCTGCCGTCGCAGGGCATCGACGGGATCGCGGTGGCGCTGCTGGCGTCCAATTCGCCGTGGGGGGTGCTGGCGGCGGCGCTGTTTTTCGGCGTGCTGTATTCCGGCAAGGGGTTCATGAACGCGATGACC
Coding sequences within:
- a CDS encoding ABC transporter permease gives rise to the protein MPIFDRRSRKEALLLVLTILAGLAAGAVLMLLTGNDPAAGYGYLFRGGLMSLERAGNTLATAAPLIFTGLSVAVAFKTGLFNIGAAGQMLIGGFCAVAVGLTADFPRPLLLAAMTAAAAVSGGVWAAAAGWFKARFNVHEVVSTIMLNWIAYWLVYYLVPAYFKGPFATESRNIPAAASLRTDWLSGLFDGSYINLGIFLAIAAVLLCAFLLQRTTLGFALKAVGFNRLAAEYAGIDAGRSIVAAMALAGALAGLGGMTLYCGYAASLQIGVLPSQGIDGIAVALLASNSPWGVLAAALFFGVLYSGKGFMNAMTSIPPEIADTIIATIIYFAATSALMEKGVDKVVKRLKGGV